A part of Sediminispirochaeta bajacaliforniensis DSM 16054 genomic DNA contains:
- a CDS encoding GreA/GreB family elongation factor, which yields MTEKRIVLSRREYEKLWNIIEAMRSSNRLREPYLRHLYDELQAAVVLDEGVLPAGTVTLYAEVAYTNLSTGSRHQASIVFPADQNHDEKRYSIFTPLGAALIGESEHNRTICYAPAGDIPLRIDAITPPVY from the coding sequence ATGACAGAGAAACGTATCGTACTTTCACGCCGTGAATACGAAAAACTGTGGAACATAATAGAAGCGATGAGAAGTTCCAACAGGCTGAGAGAACCCTATTTGCGCCATCTGTATGATGAACTGCAGGCTGCCGTGGTTTTGGATGAGGGGGTCCTGCCCGCCGGGACCGTTACGCTCTATGCAGAAGTGGCGTATACGAACCTTTCGACAGGTTCAAGACATCAGGCCTCGATCGTCTTTCCCGCAGACCAGAATCACGATGAAAAGCGGTATTCGATCTTTACCCCCCTCGGAGCAGCGCTCATCGGGGAGTCGGAACACAACAGAACGATTTGTTATGCCCCGGCAGGGGATATCCCCCTACGCATAGACGCCATTACCCCTCCTGTATATTGA